From a single Novipirellula caenicola genomic region:
- a CDS encoding DUF1559 domain-containing protein: MQERSRSGFTLVELLVVIAIIGVLVGLLLPAVQAAREAARRMSCSNNFKQIGLGLHNYHAAYDQLPTQMTGTKQGSTTVDEFFGDPPAKSHNRLELSWLVGLTPFIEQQALWEQISNPFNDPLGNGAFAAMGPCPMKGLTGGGGHSVTQYDPWLTEVPSFRCPSDPGTGLPAQGRTNYGACIGDSHFRANEGALANNGTTDSTRSTGVRAACRGVFVSRKTMKFRDVLDGLANTICSGEIITDLGDSDVRGYAAQSTMNGTDGGNPMYNAGGAVSCRTLIDPARPQFWKAGITMVGSSEQRRGYKWALGRPMYGSVNTILPPNSELCMSNTYHGTSGIFPPSSRHQGGCHVLLTDGAVKFITNSIEAGNSNSAQVYEGGPIAQGAQSPFGLWGALGTRASKETISADF, encoded by the coding sequence ATGCAAGAAAGATCGCGTTCTGGTTTCACGCTGGTGGAACTGTTGGTTGTTATCGCAATCATCGGAGTATTGGTTGGACTGCTGCTTCCCGCTGTGCAAGCGGCACGTGAAGCGGCGCGCCGAATGAGCTGCAGCAACAATTTCAAGCAGATTGGGTTGGGACTGCACAATTACCACGCAGCCTACGATCAGTTGCCGACTCAAATGACTGGCACCAAACAGGGATCCACGACGGTCGACGAATTCTTTGGTGACCCGCCTGCAAAATCACACAACCGGCTCGAATTGAGCTGGCTTGTTGGCTTGACGCCATTTATCGAACAGCAAGCGTTATGGGAACAGATCAGCAATCCCTTTAACGATCCGTTGGGCAATGGAGCCTTCGCGGCGATGGGGCCTTGCCCGATGAAGGGATTGACCGGCGGCGGAGGCCATTCGGTGACCCAATACGATCCATGGTTGACCGAAGTTCCTTCGTTTCGCTGTCCAAGTGACCCCGGAACGGGATTGCCGGCACAAGGCCGTACCAACTATGGCGCTTGCATTGGCGACTCGCACTTTCGCGCTAACGAAGGCGCGCTGGCCAATAACGGCACCACCGACTCGACCCGTTCCACCGGCGTTCGCGCCGCATGTCGCGGTGTGTTCGTCTCGAGAAAGACGATGAAGTTTCGTGACGTTCTCGATGGACTTGCCAATACGATTTGCTCAGGCGAAATCATCACCGACCTTGGTGACTCAGATGTTCGTGGTTATGCGGCACAAAGCACGATGAACGGCACCGATGGTGGCAACCCAATGTACAACGCCGGCGGTGCGGTTTCATGCCGAACTCTGATCGATCCCGCCCGTCCCCAGTTCTGGAAAGCCGGCATCACGATGGTTGGATCCTCTGAGCAACGACGCGGTTACAAATGGGCACTCGGCCGCCCGATGTACGGAAGCGTCAACACGATCCTGCCGCCCAATTCGGAACTGTGCATGTCCAACACCTACCACGGCACCTCGGGGATTTTCCCACCAAGCAGTCGTCATCAAGGTGGATGCCACGTGCTGTTGACCGATGGTGCTGTGAAATTCATCACCAATTCGATCGAAGCAGGCAACAGCAACAGCGCCCAAGTTTACGAAGGCGGCCCAATCGCCCAGGGAGCGCAAAGTCCATTCGGGCTATGGGGCGCACTTGGAACCCGTGCCAGCAAAGAAACCATCTCGGCCGACTTTTAA
- a CDS encoding DUF1559 domain-containing protein — protein sequence MQTKPKAGFTLVELLVVIAIIGVLVGLLLPAVQAAREAARRMSCSNNVKQLGLAVHNYHAAYKQLPKLMTGTYGPGNFVIAATGHNRLGLSAMVGMLPFFEQQALWESISNPLDADGNPATTNDVWPPMGGTPLMNASHHAVNTYQPWLTEVPAMRCPSDPGVGLPAAARSNYAFCTGDSAYLSNWGALRDNGVNNFATLSRAAQRGMFIGRKTMRFRDVLDGLANTICMGEITTDLGDEDVRTRAKRSTLTKSDSGQGIRLAGGALSCESFKDPERPQFWASGTGVGNSEQRRGYKWASGRPLYAQINTILPPNREICIDQNYHGNSLIAPPSSRHQGGVHVLMGDGAVKFVTDSIEAGNSNSAQVYEGSSVKPGSKSPFGLWGKLGTRAANETIDEDF from the coding sequence ATGCAGACAAAACCGAAAGCGGGCTTCACTTTGGTGGAGCTTTTGGTGGTGATCGCAATCATTGGTGTACTCGTCGGGTTGTTGTTGCCCGCCGTCCAGGCCGCTCGCGAGGCAGCGAGGCGAATGAGTTGCAGCAACAACGTGAAGCAGCTCGGATTGGCGGTTCACAATTATCATGCCGCTTACAAGCAGTTGCCCAAATTGATGACGGGGACCTATGGTCCTGGAAACTTTGTCATCGCCGCCACGGGACACAACCGCTTGGGGCTCAGTGCGATGGTGGGCATGCTGCCCTTTTTCGAACAGCAAGCGCTTTGGGAAAGTATCAGCAACCCCTTGGATGCTGATGGCAATCCCGCGACCACCAACGATGTGTGGCCGCCGATGGGAGGAACGCCCTTGATGAACGCCAGCCACCATGCGGTCAACACCTACCAACCATGGCTCACCGAAGTCCCCGCGATGCGTTGCCCGAGCGATCCGGGGGTCGGATTGCCGGCCGCGGCACGATCCAATTACGCCTTCTGTACCGGCGACTCGGCTTACCTGAGCAATTGGGGAGCCTTGCGAGACAACGGCGTGAATAATTTTGCGACGCTGTCGCGAGCCGCACAACGCGGCATGTTTATCGGGCGTAAAACGATGCGTTTCCGCGACGTGCTCGATGGGCTTGCCAACACCATCTGCATGGGGGAAATCACCACCGATCTCGGTGACGAGGACGTTCGAACTCGCGCGAAACGTTCCACTCTGACCAAGAGTGACTCCGGGCAAGGCATTCGATTGGCCGGCGGCGCACTTTCGTGCGAAAGTTTCAAAGACCCTGAACGGCCTCAATTCTGGGCTTCGGGAACCGGCGTGGGCAACTCTGAACAGCGACGCGGCTACAAGTGGGCCTCGGGACGTCCACTGTACGCCCAGATCAACACCATCTTGCCTCCGAACCGTGAGATTTGTATCGACCAAAACTATCACGGCAACTCACTGATTGCGCCGCCGAGCAGTCGTCACCAAGGGGGTGTTCATGTTTTGATGGGAGACGGTGCGGTCAAGTTTGTCACCGACTCGATCGAAGCGGGTAACAGTAATTCAGCCCAAGTTTACGAGGGTTCGTCCGTCAAGCCTGGTTCGAAAAGCCCCTTTGGTTTGTGGGGTAAATTGGGCACACGTGCTGCCAACGAAACGATTGACGAAGATTTCTAA
- a CDS encoding Gfo/Idh/MocA family oxidoreductase, protein MQKPNRTNRRDFLAASASAAAIATPYFVSSRSLGAAEHVAPSEKITLGVIGMGPRCTYDMKSILQLGDVQCVAIADVQQSRRDAGKQLVDQHYGNTDCQLVSDFRELLARDDIDAVIIATGDRWHAAASILAAEAGKDVYSEKPCGITIGDCQNISKTFAKTERIFQAGTQRRSVPNFQTAVQLAQTGRLGKIETLYASVYIPTLKNEWLPGEPTPSKEVCDWNMWLGPAPWRPYNSSYVNGRWRGEYDFDSGARLLDWGAHTVDLCQWANQSDDTLPIHYEPTDENIVCTYANGVKLVIDFLADPFGDRGPRWITRLGTCPVRFVGSEGSVETGDEGEIVASSATLNDELAQNKRVRGLDVSAHARNFFDCVKSRQQTVCNPTVMRRSHVACHAAALSWILKRKLTINPKTEEFIADDEANRLRFRSPRVWS, encoded by the coding sequence ATGCAAAAGCCTAATCGTACGAACCGACGTGATTTTCTTGCCGCTTCGGCCTCCGCCGCCGCGATTGCAACGCCCTACTTTGTTTCTTCACGTTCGCTCGGTGCGGCCGAGCACGTTGCACCGTCTGAAAAAATCACCCTAGGCGTGATTGGGATGGGACCGAGATGCACGTACGACATGAAGTCGATTTTGCAGCTTGGTGATGTCCAGTGTGTTGCCATCGCCGATGTTCAGCAGTCACGTCGCGATGCCGGCAAGCAACTTGTCGATCAGCATTATGGTAACACTGATTGCCAACTCGTCAGTGATTTTCGTGAGTTACTTGCCCGCGACGACATTGACGCGGTGATCATCGCCACCGGTGATCGGTGGCACGCGGCTGCGTCCATTTTGGCTGCGGAAGCCGGCAAAGATGTGTACAGCGAGAAGCCTTGCGGAATCACCATCGGCGACTGCCAAAATATCTCGAAGACGTTCGCAAAGACCGAACGGATCTTTCAAGCGGGAACCCAGCGACGAAGTGTTCCCAATTTCCAGACGGCGGTTCAGTTAGCACAAACCGGTCGACTCGGAAAAATCGAAACGCTGTACGCGTCAGTCTATATTCCGACACTGAAAAATGAATGGTTACCGGGCGAGCCAACGCCATCCAAGGAGGTGTGCGATTGGAACATGTGGCTCGGCCCCGCGCCGTGGCGTCCTTACAACTCGAGCTACGTTAACGGTCGATGGCGAGGTGAATACGATTTCGACAGCGGGGCACGGCTATTGGACTGGGGGGCTCATACCGTCGACCTGTGTCAATGGGCAAACCAGTCTGACGATACGCTACCCATTCATTACGAGCCGACGGACGAAAACATCGTCTGCACGTATGCCAACGGAGTCAAACTGGTGATCGATTTTCTTGCTGATCCGTTCGGCGATCGGGGGCCTCGCTGGATCACCCGACTTGGCACTTGTCCCGTTCGGTTTGTCGGTAGCGAAGGCTCGGTCGAAACCGGCGACGAAGGCGAGATCGTGGCAAGCTCGGCGACGCTGAACGACGAACTGGCGCAAAACAAACGCGTCCGCGGGCTCGATGTTTCCGCTCACGCCCGCAACTTTTTTGATTGCGTCAAGAGTCGCCAACAAACGGTTTGCAATCCGACCGTGATGCGTCGGTCGCACGTCGCCTGTCACGCAGCCGCATTGTCATGGATTCTAAAACGCAAACTCACCATCAATCCCAAAACCGAAGAATTTATTGCGGACGATGAAGCCAACCGGTTGCGTTTCCGCAGCCCCCGTGTTTGGTCGTAA
- the mutS gene encoding DNA mismatch repair protein MutS, with translation MTPMMKQYHEAKAACGDALLFFRMGDFYELFLDDAKTAAQLLGLTLTSRDRDSDNPTAMAGFPHHQLDSYLNKLIRAGYRAAVCEQVEDPKQAKGLVRREITRVVSAGTLTDDGLLDPREANFLAAVYLVPVKSSGKKSGGEPAEPQAGIAWAELSSGRFESGVFPVSRIEDELARIGPAEVLYREDDARFSPDTTAPWSWTSRPAWSFAEDASRDALCKQFEVHNLEGFGFGDADGPAIRAAGAVLAYLQETQQGGLDHFRQICAHHRSPVLQIDASTRRSLEVTRTMRTGSRDGSLLGVIDRTCTPMGARLLADWMAAPLVDRNAIEARLDAVSELVNDSRLRGDVRTTLKRTFDLTRLLARIATGRTGPRDLQQVSRTLENLPELKAKLTDRKAERLGFVEAHLHLCPELRSQLENALADECPLNAADGNFIREGFDEELDSLRKLAAGGKEWIAAYQQKQMETTGITNLKVGYNRVFGYFLEVTNANKDKIPTEYIRKQTLKNCERFITPELKEYEEKVLAADDKAASREQLLFQNLRHETHRHLNILQEVAVAMAELDVLAALAEIATQRKWVRPELTEDSVLRIDAGRHPVLDVTLPQGEFVPNDCVHSPESGMILLITGPNMAGKSTYIRQVALITLMAQAGSFVPADYALVGIADRIFARVGASDELSRGQSTFMVEMVETARILNTATSRSLVILDEIGRGTSTYDGLSLAWAITEHLHEQVGCRTLFATHYHELTQLEETLPRVANLNVAVKEWNDEVVFLHRIVSGGADKSYGIHVARLAGIPKAVNERAKDVLAQLEHEHRDALDRPKLGGPAQADSNGKFQLTLFGFADHPLLDDIQKLDVNAMTPIDALQFLQSAKEQLKTNV, from the coding sequence ATGACACCAATGATGAAACAGTATCATGAAGCAAAAGCCGCCTGTGGCGATGCGCTTTTGTTCTTTCGAATGGGCGACTTTTACGAGTTGTTCCTCGATGATGCAAAAACAGCCGCCCAGTTGCTGGGTTTGACTCTGACCAGCCGTGATCGAGACAGCGATAACCCCACCGCGATGGCGGGGTTTCCGCATCATCAGCTCGATTCGTATTTGAACAAGCTGATCCGGGCGGGGTATCGTGCTGCGGTCTGTGAACAGGTCGAAGACCCCAAACAAGCCAAGGGGCTGGTTCGACGCGAAATCACCCGGGTGGTTAGTGCCGGCACGCTCACTGACGATGGATTGCTGGATCCTCGCGAAGCCAACTTTCTGGCGGCGGTTTATTTGGTTCCGGTCAAATCATCGGGCAAGAAATCTGGTGGCGAACCCGCCGAGCCGCAAGCCGGAATTGCCTGGGCCGAACTTTCCAGCGGACGATTTGAATCCGGCGTCTTTCCGGTTTCGCGGATCGAAGATGAATTGGCGCGCATTGGGCCTGCTGAGGTGCTGTATCGCGAAGACGACGCACGATTCAGTCCCGATACCACCGCCCCTTGGTCATGGACTTCGCGACCGGCGTGGTCGTTTGCCGAGGATGCATCCCGCGACGCACTGTGCAAACAATTCGAAGTTCATAATCTCGAAGGTTTCGGTTTTGGCGACGCAGATGGACCGGCGATTCGGGCTGCCGGTGCGGTATTGGCGTATTTGCAGGAAACGCAGCAAGGAGGGCTCGACCATTTTCGCCAAATCTGTGCCCATCATCGCTCGCCGGTGTTGCAGATTGATGCGTCAACTCGGCGGAGTCTCGAGGTCACTCGCACGATGCGAACCGGATCACGCGATGGTTCGCTGTTGGGCGTGATCGATCGCACTTGCACTCCGATGGGCGCACGATTGCTGGCCGATTGGATGGCGGCTCCGTTGGTGGATCGGAATGCGATCGAAGCTCGGCTGGACGCCGTCTCGGAACTGGTCAACGATTCGCGGCTGCGAGGTGACGTCCGCACGACGCTCAAACGAACGTTTGATTTGACGCGTTTGTTGGCCCGCATCGCCACGGGACGAACGGGACCGCGGGACCTGCAACAGGTCTCTCGCACGCTCGAAAATCTTCCTGAATTGAAAGCCAAGCTGACTGATCGCAAGGCCGAGCGGTTGGGATTTGTCGAAGCTCATTTGCACCTTTGTCCCGAACTGCGTTCTCAGCTTGAAAACGCGTTGGCTGATGAGTGTCCGCTGAATGCCGCCGATGGCAATTTCATTCGTGAAGGCTTTGACGAAGAGCTAGATAGTCTACGGAAGTTAGCGGCAGGCGGAAAAGAATGGATTGCCGCCTATCAGCAGAAACAAATGGAAACCACGGGGATCACCAATTTGAAGGTGGGGTACAACCGCGTCTTCGGTTATTTCCTCGAGGTGACCAACGCCAATAAAGATAAGATTCCCACCGAATACATTCGCAAACAAACGCTCAAGAACTGCGAGCGCTTCATCACGCCGGAGCTGAAGGAATACGAAGAAAAGGTTCTCGCGGCCGACGATAAAGCTGCCTCGCGTGAACAGTTGTTGTTTCAAAATCTACGGCATGAAACTCATCGTCACTTGAATATTCTGCAAGAGGTGGCGGTAGCGATGGCCGAGCTTGACGTGTTGGCCGCGCTCGCTGAAATCGCAACCCAGCGAAAATGGGTGCGTCCGGAATTGACCGAGGACTCGGTGCTGCGGATCGACGCAGGCCGCCATCCGGTGCTCGACGTGACGTTGCCTCAAGGAGAGTTTGTTCCCAATGACTGCGTGCATTCGCCCGAGTCAGGTATGATCTTGTTGATCACGGGGCCAAACATGGCGGGCAAAAGTACTTACATTCGCCAAGTCGCGTTGATCACGCTGATGGCACAAGCCGGTTCCTTTGTGCCAGCCGATTACGCTTTGGTGGGAATCGCCGATCGCATCTTTGCACGTGTCGGTGCGAGTGACGAATTGAGTCGCGGTCAAAGTACGTTCATGGTCGAGATGGTCGAAACCGCACGGATCTTGAACACCGCGACCTCGCGGAGTCTGGTGATTTTGGACGAAATCGGGCGTGGGACCAGCACCTATGACGGATTGTCCTTGGCATGGGCGATCACCGAACACCTTCACGAACAAGTCGGATGTCGCACGCTGTTTGCCACCCACTACCACGAGTTGACCCAGCTCGAAGAAACCTTGCCGCGTGTCGCCAACTTGAACGTTGCGGTCAAAGAGTGGAATGACGAAGTGGTGTTCTTGCACCGCATCGTCAGCGGAGGTGCCGACAAGAGTTACGGGATTCACGTCGCTCGCTTGGCCGGCATCCCCAAGGCTGTCAACGAACGTGCCAAGGATGTATTGGCGCAACTGGAACACGAACATCGCGATGCGCTGGATCGACCGAAATTAGGTGGCCCCGCGCAAGCCGACAGCAATGGGAAATTCCAGTTGACCTTGTTTGGTTTCGCCGACCATCCGCTCTTGGACGACATTCAAAAACTGGATGTCAACGCGATGACGCCAATTGATGCACTGCAGTTCTTGCAGTCAGCCAAAGAGCAGCTGAAAACCAACGTCTAG
- a CDS encoding NIPSNAP family protein, giving the protein MTLIPSTGQAAPPDRELYEVRSYLLGDKGDAKAIDAYLKDALIPALNRHGIKPVGVFTNSENDESGSERIVVVIPYSDAAQILATRTALAGDSQYLADAKSYLDREPKNAPYQRITSELLSAMDCMPNANVPEGTLANDDRVYELRLYESPNERLGELKVDMFNSGEVPIFLDSGIQPLFIGQCLIGPNTPSLTYLTVYPNEEARKKAWDAFRAHKDWAVLSKVEKYQGTVSHIDKYVLVAKPYSQM; this is encoded by the coding sequence ATGACTTTGATTCCATCGACCGGCCAAGCCGCTCCGCCGGATCGTGAGCTGTACGAAGTTCGCTCGTATCTACTTGGCGACAAGGGGGATGCCAAAGCGATTGACGCTTATCTGAAAGATGCCTTGATTCCGGCACTGAATCGACACGGCATCAAACCAGTCGGCGTATTCACAAATTCGGAAAACGACGAAAGCGGCAGCGAGCGAATTGTCGTGGTCATTCCCTATTCGGATGCCGCTCAGATTCTCGCAACCCGCACCGCATTGGCCGGTGATTCGCAGTACCTCGCCGATGCCAAGAGCTATTTGGATCGCGAACCAAAGAATGCTCCGTACCAGCGGATTACATCGGAGCTGCTTTCGGCGATGGATTGTATGCCCAACGCCAACGTTCCCGAGGGGACATTGGCCAACGATGATCGCGTCTACGAACTGCGATTGTACGAAAGTCCCAACGAGCGACTCGGCGAATTGAAGGTCGACATGTTCAATTCAGGCGAAGTGCCAATTTTTCTTGACAGCGGTATTCAGCCTTTGTTTATCGGCCAATGCTTGATCGGCCCCAACACACCCAGCTTGACCTACTTGACCGTCTATCCAAACGAAGAGGCTCGTAAGAAGGCGTGGGACGCGTTTCGCGCCCACAAGGACTGGGCCGTGCTTAGCAAGGTCGAAAAGTATCAAGGCACGGTTTCGCACATCGACAAGTACGTGTTGGTGGCCAAGCCCTACTCGCAGATGTAG
- a CDS encoding GspE/PulE family protein, which yields MSVSINAVGPVELIEDGSIEDADFSGLAADVEVQRRDVTTELAQQYAKYYALPFFDPPEDAPLPIDPGIAERLPSQWCFRNQVAPLSDDGKIVEVAVVEPDGLLLADEIRRLTGRQMQPLFATATVMDRLINTLYGDELSTTDAAKRSATESVREPVVQPSPLSMPISPDDSSKAMASKNPLSHILRPLVQELVTQIVIEPHQHAFRVRARGPKGMYVLQSLSRVEGNEILAQVASRMNLPDRERASLRSTSASGEFRVRLGAKRVSIFASFCPATSGTMLNLTRTISQSVPVDIDQLGLQRSQREVVRSVLKKRSGLIVLAGPRQSGKTTTLYSLLAELNDPSLLICTLEDSVSIPCEGINQLSLCKHAGLDKMSAIDSLARQSPDVIAIDKLDNHDVARAAVYEAAMGRLVIATIESADPAMTPVRLKQLGLEEQELNQVLSAVISHHKLNRLCRQCSQSQPIDPEDAERLGLESDMMVSAPSGCASCRDTGYDGNIIAYEVRHSEPACETRIADVVASHVLAGSVAADSLR from the coding sequence ATGTCTGTATCAATCAATGCTGTGGGGCCCGTCGAATTGATCGAAGACGGATCCATCGAGGACGCCGATTTTTCGGGACTTGCCGCTGATGTCGAAGTCCAACGCCGCGACGTCACCACCGAACTCGCTCAACAGTATGCGAAGTATTACGCACTTCCCTTTTTTGATCCTCCCGAGGATGCACCGCTGCCGATTGATCCCGGCATCGCGGAACGATTGCCAAGCCAATGGTGTTTTCGGAACCAAGTGGCACCGCTAAGTGATGATGGAAAGATTGTCGAAGTCGCAGTGGTCGAGCCTGATGGTTTGCTGTTGGCTGACGAAATCCGTCGCTTGACTGGTCGCCAAATGCAGCCGCTATTTGCGACCGCGACCGTGATGGATCGCTTGATCAATACATTGTATGGCGACGAGTTAAGCACGACGGACGCCGCAAAGCGATCGGCAACCGAGTCGGTGCGTGAACCGGTTGTGCAACCCTCGCCGCTGTCGATGCCGATCTCGCCCGATGATTCGTCAAAGGCGATGGCGTCGAAAAATCCACTGTCCCATATTCTGCGTCCGTTGGTGCAAGAATTGGTCACTCAGATCGTCATCGAACCGCATCAGCACGCGTTTCGGGTCCGAGCCAGGGGGCCCAAAGGCATGTATGTGTTACAAAGTCTAAGTCGGGTCGAAGGGAACGAGATTCTGGCTCAAGTCGCGTCGCGAATGAATTTGCCAGATCGCGAGCGAGCGAGTCTGCGATCCACATCGGCATCGGGTGAATTCCGCGTTCGATTAGGCGCGAAACGCGTTTCGATCTTCGCTTCGTTTTGTCCGGCCACCTCGGGCACGATGCTCAATCTGACGCGTACGATCAGCCAATCCGTGCCCGTGGACATCGATCAACTCGGGCTTCAACGTTCGCAACGAGAAGTGGTTCGAAGTGTCCTGAAAAAACGAAGCGGATTGATCGTGTTGGCAGGGCCACGACAAAGCGGCAAGACGACGACGCTGTATTCGTTGTTGGCGGAATTGAATGATCCAAGCCTATTGATTTGCACGCTAGAGGATTCTGTTTCGATTCCCTGCGAAGGGATCAATCAGCTATCGCTGTGTAAGCATGCGGGATTGGACAAGATGTCGGCGATTGACTCGTTAGCACGGCAATCTCCGGATGTGATTGCGATCGACAAGCTTGACAACCACGACGTCGCTCGAGCGGCAGTGTATGAAGCGGCAATGGGCCGATTAGTGATTGCGACGATCGAAAGCGCCGACCCCGCGATGACACCCGTCCGGTTGAAACAACTCGGTTTGGAAGAACAAGAGTTGAACCAAGTTTTATCTGCCGTGATTTCGCATCACAAGCTAAATCGATTATGTCGTCAATGTAGCCAATCGCAGCCGATCGACCCCGAAGACGCAGAGCGTTTGGGCTTGGAAAGCGACATGATGGTTTCAGCTCCAAGCGGTTGTGCATCGTGTCGCGACACCGGCTATGACGGAAACATCATTGCGTATGAAGTGCGACATAGCGAACCCGCGTGCGAAACACGGATTGCGGATGTCGTCGCATCGCACGTCTTGGCAGGCTCGGTCGCCGCGGACTCGCTGCGATAA